TTGTTGACTCGTCTGGCAGAGTGATCTCCTCACCAGTTTGTGTGTTGTAAATGCGGCCGCTATAACTTGTGTATTTTGGTGTTACAAAGTTATTGGTTGAGCGGAAGGCCACGATTTGCTGGTGCTGAGGTGAGAGGAGGTCTTGCCCGACTTGGAGGTAATTTTTGGAGTCAATTCCCAATAAATGCTCCAAGGTTGGTAGCATATCGATTTGTCCGCCAAAGGTATCGATAATTTTTCCCTTTTCCATTCCAGGTATCACGACCATGTATGGCACTCTCTGTAACATAGCATTGTCATAGCTAGACCATGTCTCAGAATTTTTATTGATCAAAGGTGCCAGAGCTGGATTACGAGAATTAGAAATTCCATAGTGGTCTCCGTAAAGGACAATAATTGAATTTTCATACAGTCCAGCTTCTTTTAGGTAGTCAAAGAAAGCTTTGACAGCTGAGTCGAGGTAGTTTGCTGTTGCAAAATAGCCATTGATGGTTTCGTCTTTGGTATCTGCCAGTGGGAAACCAATCTCATCACCAATCAAGCTGGTCGTATAAGGATAGTGATTGGAGACGGTGATGTATTTGGCATAGAAAGGCTGCTGCAAATGTTCCAGATACTTGATGGAATCTTTGAACATAATCTTATCGTTCAAGCCATACTGGAAGGAGTTAGTCTCATCTTGCTTGGTAAAGTAAGATGCATCGAAGAAATAATTATAGCCCCATTGCTTGTAAGCGGTGTTGCGATTCCAGAAACTGCCTGTATTTCCATGGAAAACAGCAGATGTGTAATCTCCATTTTTAGACAGGATAAAAGGTGCTGCCTGCTGGGTATTGGTACCGCCGTAGTTGACCATGAAAGAGCCTTGGTTGAGACCGAAGAGCCCTGTTTCAATCATAGTTTCTGCGTCGGAAGTCTTTCCAGCCTTGACTTGGTTAAAGATATTTGAAAAGGCTAAAGTTGAATTAGAGTGGTAAAGCGAGTTGAGGAATGGCGTAACTTCGTATTCCTTGCCATCCATTTGCAGTTTATAGTCAATCAGAAACTGCTGGAAGCTTTCCAAGTGGATATAGAATACATTGCGTCCTTTAGCAATGCCGTAGTATTCAGAGTTTGGCTCGGCATAGTGGGATTGGATATATTGTTCAACAGGCTCCAGATCTTTGGCAG
This genomic window from Streptococcus cristatus AS 1.3089 contains:
- a CDS encoding LTA synthase family protein, whose translation is MKKTTKNLLNFMSTRLGFVLSLLTIYWLKTMWAYTVDFNLDIQGAYQIFLALINPFPIGLLLIGLALYIKPTKLFYCVSTAIYILLFVWLISNSIYYREFTDFVTVNTMLASSKVSAGLGAAAMELFRPWDAIYIIDFPILGWLFYKKYIRLDHRRFNIRASFAVTSLSAMLFSANLFLAEIDRPELLTRGFSNYYVVRALGLPAFLGYSANQTYSANKERSKASAKDLEPVEQYIQSHYAEPNSEYYGIAKGRNVFYIHLESFQQFLIDYKLQMDGKEYEVTPFLNSLYHSNSTLAFSNIFNQVKAGKTSDAETMIETGLFGLNQGSFMVNYGGTNTQQAAPFILSKNGDYTSAVFHGNTGSFWNRNTAYKQWGYNYFFDASYFTKQDETNSFQYGLNDKIMFKDSIKYLEHLQQPFYAKYITVSNHYPYTTSLIGDEIGFPLADTKDETINGYFATANYLDSAVKAFFDYLKEAGLYENSIIVLYGDHYGISNSRNPALAPLINKNSETWSSYDNAMLQRVPYMVVIPGMEKGKIIDTFGGQIDMLPTLEHLLGIDSKNYLQVGQDLLSPQHQQIVAFRSTNNFVTPKYTSYSGRIYNTQTGEEITLPDESTTAELEAIRTAANTQLKMSDTIQTGDLFRFYTGNNLGKVNPDDYNYINSLKALKAIEKEKGDQSTSLYSKRGGVSSVDLFNSPSYRALHPEQFHSSTSSEEGTSGESSSSSSSSSSSASP